A single Phytohabitans houttuyneae DNA region contains:
- a CDS encoding LuxR C-terminal-related transcriptional regulator encodes MTTQVGPVPSLIGWGASPDADLVYRRLVTFGRATAGELLRDLGMTRPRVTEALDKLAALGLAAGRRAPGRAGLVWVPRAAVGTHRAVPTRAPEPAPRPAVPEVVAHAVRLGEGLRHLRTREATRARLAELVAIARHEHLAMNPEARFDAAAAQPAVSMDRALLARGVDMRVLGVQPTTPDPMSHFGRTAGERRPAYREMPAVPMKLFVVDRKVALFPVTPSDVNRGYLEVTQPPVVSALVALFERHWATGRAVQENPMSRIDLDPREHLLVGLLAQGHTDVSAARELRVSTRTVSTIVRSLMDRLGVDNRFQLGVALGARHLVEPPPEPDGGRPSREGRPPEEP; translated from the coding sequence ATGACCACGCAGGTCGGCCCCGTGCCGTCGCTGATCGGCTGGGGCGCCTCGCCCGACGCCGACCTCGTGTACCGGCGGCTCGTCACGTTCGGCCGGGCCACCGCGGGCGAGCTGCTGCGCGACCTGGGGATGACCCGCCCGCGGGTCACCGAGGCCCTCGACAAGCTGGCCGCGCTCGGCCTCGCCGCCGGGCGCCGCGCACCCGGCCGCGCCGGCCTGGTGTGGGTGCCCCGGGCGGCGGTGGGCACGCACCGGGCCGTGCCCACCCGCGCACCCGAGCCCGCCCCGCGGCCGGCGGTGCCCGAGGTCGTCGCGCACGCCGTACGGCTGGGAGAAGGGCTGCGCCACCTGCGGACGCGGGAGGCGACCCGGGCCCGGCTGGCCGAGCTCGTCGCGATCGCCCGCCACGAGCACCTGGCCATGAACCCGGAGGCGCGCTTCGACGCGGCGGCCGCGCAGCCGGCCGTCTCGATGGACCGCGCGCTGCTCGCGCGCGGCGTCGACATGCGGGTGCTCGGCGTACAGCCCACGACACCGGACCCGATGTCGCATTTCGGCCGGACGGCGGGCGAGCGGCGGCCGGCGTACCGGGAGATGCCGGCCGTACCGATGAAGCTCTTCGTGGTGGACCGCAAGGTGGCGCTGTTTCCGGTGACGCCGTCCGACGTCAACCGCGGCTACCTGGAGGTCACCCAGCCGCCCGTCGTGTCCGCACTGGTGGCGCTGTTCGAGCGGCACTGGGCGACCGGCCGAGCCGTACAGGAGAACCCGATGTCACGGATCGACCTCGACCCGCGCGAGCACCTGCTGGTCGGCCTCCTCGCCCAGGGGCACACCGACGTCTCCGCCGCGCGCGAGCTGCGGGTCAGCACCCGGACGGTGTCGACGATCGTGCGCTCGCTGATGGACCGGCTGGGCGTGGACAACCGCTTCCAGCTCGGCGTCGCCCTCGGCGCCCGCCACCTCGTCGAGCCGCCGCCGGAGCCCGACGGTGGCCGGCCCTCACGCGAAGGCCGGCCACCGGAGGAACCGTAG
- a CDS encoding peptidase inhibitor family I36 protein: MRKATRLLAALAMGAALVIGALPGAAQAAPKDDQATATVATEVDVQPMGIHSCDPGDFCAYYLRSFTGGYLHAWAGSDSNWSNNYIQNGASINNNDMSWWNRGNPCAGCDIVRVFDNTGYGAPMTLCVGRGSRSWCTWGPRTAARPTAGTAAARRLRFLRWPAFA; this comes from the coding sequence GTGCGAAAAGCGACAAGGCTGCTGGCGGCGCTGGCGATGGGGGCCGCGCTGGTGATCGGGGCGCTGCCGGGTGCGGCACAGGCCGCGCCCAAGGACGACCAGGCCACGGCGACGGTGGCCACGGAGGTCGACGTGCAACCGATGGGCATCCACTCCTGCGACCCGGGTGACTTCTGCGCGTACTACCTGCGCAGCTTCACCGGCGGCTACCTGCACGCCTGGGCCGGCAGCGACTCCAACTGGAGCAACAACTACATCCAGAACGGCGCGAGCATCAACAACAACGACATGTCCTGGTGGAACCGCGGCAACCCGTGTGCCGGCTGCGACATCGTGCGGGTCTTCGACAACACCGGGTACGGCGCGCCGATGACGCTGTGCGTGGGGCGGGGCAGCAGGTCCTGGTGCACGTGGGGGCCGAGAACCGCGGCTCGTCCCACAGCTGGTACGGCAGCTGCTAGGCGTCTACGGTTCCTCCGGTGGCCGGCCTTCGCGTGA